In Vitis vinifera cultivar Pinot Noir 40024 chromosome 17, ASM3070453v1, one genomic interval encodes:
- the LOC100262793 gene encoding uncharacterized protein LOC100262793 isoform X2: MMKGCAMEQSSTYAACEEMIMMMGSVSVVCPKPRRLGLFNNDHIPPRRWHMHHDDSKDGSELLDIILAKGSERSGHQVASSPPYFCGSPPSRASNPVIQDAQFGNEKVTPFSRAPSPARKPAGGGGGGGGGGAGGVRMMKFGSKPAAVRIEGFDCLGRDGQSRSISAVA; encoded by the exons ATGATGAAGGGTTGTGCCATGGAGCAGAGCAGTACGTACGCGGCCTGTGAGGAGATGATCATGATGATGGGTTCCGTCTCCGTCGTTTGCCCCAAGCCTCGTCGCCTTGGCCTCTTCAACAACGACCACATCCCACCCCGGAGATGGCACATGCa TCATGATGATTCCAAGGATGGGTCGGAGCTTCTTGACATCATTCTCGCCAAG GGATCCGAAAGATCGGGCCACCAGGTGGCTTCATCTCCACCATATTTTTGTGGGTCACCGCCGAGCAGAGCTTCGAATCCCGTAATCCAAGACGCCCAATTCGGGAACGAAAAGGTCACACCCTTCTCTCGGGCGCCGTCACCAGCCCGCAAACCCGCTGGAGGAGGagggggaggaggaggaggtgggGCCGGTGGTGTGAGAATGATGAAATTCGGATCCAAGCCGGCGGCGGTGAGGATTGAAGGGTTCGACTGCCTGGGCAGAGATGGGCAAAGCCGCAGCATATCAGCCGTGGCATAG
- the LOC100262793 gene encoding uncharacterized protein LOC100262793 isoform X1, whose amino-acid sequence MMKGCAMEQSSTYAACEEMIMMMGSVSVVCPKPRRLGLFNNDHIPPRRWHMHHDDSKDGSELLDIILAKVLFCSTSLLWVPFNDDVSILTTILLLITGIRKIGPPGGFISTIFLWVTAEQSFESRNPRRPIRERKGHTLLSGAVTSPQTRWRRRGRRRRWGRWCENDEIRIQAGGGED is encoded by the exons ATGATGAAGGGTTGTGCCATGGAGCAGAGCAGTACGTACGCGGCCTGTGAGGAGATGATCATGATGATGGGTTCCGTCTCCGTCGTTTGCCCCAAGCCTCGTCGCCTTGGCCTCTTCAACAACGACCACATCCCACCCCGGAGATGGCACATGCa TCATGATGATTCCAAGGATGGGTCGGAGCTTCTTGACATCATTCTCGCCAAGGTATTGTTCTGTTCCACTTCTCTTTTGTGGGTTCCGTTCAACGATGATGTCTCTATTCTCACTACGATTCTTCTTCTCATTACAGGGATCCGAAAGATCGGGCCACCAGGTGGCTTCATCTCCACCATATTTTTGTGGGTCACCGCCGAGCAGAGCTTCGAATCCCGTAATCCAAGACGCCCAATTCGGGAACGAAAAGGTCACACCCTTCTCTCGGGCGCCGTCACCAGCCCGCAAACCCGCTGGAGGAGGagggggaggaggaggaggtgggGCCGGTGGTGTGAGAATGATGAAATTCGGATCCAAGCCGGCGGCGGTGAGGATTGA